The stretch of DNA GCCGTGGCGCGGTGCGAAGCGCAATGCCAGCAGCAGGATGGCGCCGGCCGCCAGATACAGGACGATTAGCGCGGCCAGCATGGCAGCGCTGTCGCCCCAGGCCAGCAGGCGTTCACTGAGCGGTGGGCCGAAAGCGCCGCCCAGCAGGCCAAAGCTGCCGATCAGCGCAATGCCGGTGGCGGCGCGGCGCCGATTCAACATGCCGGTGACGATAGAGATCAGCAGCGGCGAGGCGGCGGCGATGCCCATCGAGGCCAGCGTGAGGCCGGCCAGCGACCAGGTGAGGCGATTGTCGGCCGCGATAGCCAGTCCGAGGCCACCGGCCGCTAGCACCATGCAGGCGATGAAGTGGCCGCGCCGTTCGCGCCGGCGGTCGGAGTCGTAGCCGATCAGGATCATGCCGATCACGCCGGCCAGGTTGGGGATGGCGGCCAGCAGGCCAAGCTGCATATGGCTGCCGGCGCCCCAGCGCTGCATCAGCGTCGGCGACCAGAAGATCAGTGCGTAGCTGGCGCCCATCAGCAGCAGGTTGGTCACGGCCAGCAGCGCGATGGTGGGCTGGCGCAGCAGCGACCAAATGGTGACGAAGGCGGATGGCGGCTCGGCGTCGGTATCGTCCGAGGCGCTGATGCTCGCGGCGCTGTTGCGGGCGTCCTGCGCGTACGGGGCGTGGGCATGGCCGTCGTCGCCGGTGGCGGCGTTGAGCATCGCTTCGTCGCGCTCCAGATCCTGTTCGATCATCTGCTGTTCAAACGATGACAGCCAGCGCGCGTCTTCCGGCTTGTCGTCGAGGTAGACGTAGGCGAAAACGCCGAGCAGCACGGCCGGCAGGCCTTGCAGCACCAGCAGCCATTGCCAGCCTTGCAGGCCGCCATATTGGTGCATGTATTGCAGCGTGGCGCCGCACAGCGGTCCGGCAGCGACGCCGGCCAGCAGCGCGGCCGAGGCGAAGAGGGCGATCACGCGCGCGCGCCGCGCCGCCGGATACCAGTAGGTCAGGTAGAGAATCACGCCGGGGAAGAAGCCGGCTTCAAACACGCCAAGCAGGAAACGGATTACGTAAAACTCGACCGGCTCGCGCACGAAGGCGCCGGCAGCGGCGGTCACGCCCCAGCACAGCATGATGCGCAGCAGCGTTTTGCGGGCGCCGATTTTTTCCAGCAGCAGGTTGCTGGGGATCTCGCACAGACAGTAGCCGATGAAGAAGATGCCCACGCCCCAGGCGTAGGTCTGGTTGCTGAAATCGAGGTCGGCGCCCATTTGCAGCTTGGCGTAGCTGACGTTGACGCGGTCCAGGTAGGCCACCGCGTAGCACAGCATCAGCAACGGCAGCAGGCGCCAGCTGACTTTGCGGTAGATGGCGTTCATGCCGGCAGCGCCGCGCAGGTGCAGGATTTTGGCGCCGTGGCTCATGTGAGTGCCTCTTGCGATTTTTGTTCAACCTTCCAATGCGGCCGGCGCGCGCGCAGCGTGAAGCGTTCGCGGTAGACGCTGGGATTCATTCCGGTGGCCTGCTGGAACAGGCGGCGGAACGAGCCGGCGTCCGCATAGCCGCAGGCGGAGGCGATGGTGTGGAAGTTGTGCAGCGAGACTTCCATCATCACCTTGGCGCGCTCCACGCGCAGCTTGTGCAGATACTCCAGCGGCGTCATGCCGACCGCCTGGCGGAAGTGGCGCAGCAGCGTGCGTTCGCTGGTGGCGGCGGCTTCGGCCAGCGCCTGCAGGTTGTACGGCTGTTCCAGATTGGTTTGCAGCCATTGGGTGGCGCGGTACACCGGGCTGTCGGAAGTGGGCGTCAGCCATACGCCGCTTAGTTCGGAGGTGATCTGCTGGCGGCGCTGCTGGTATTGCAGCACTTGCAGGCAGCCTTCCATCAGGTCGGGGTCGAGCAGGCGGCCCAGCAGGGCGGCGATGAATTCGGTTTGCAGGCCGGGCGCGACGCAAGTCGATACGCGTTCGTGGAAGGACATCGGTTCGTCGGTGTCGAAGTCGCCTTCGGGGAAGTGCAGTTTCATCCACGATTGATAGGCCCAAGGCGGCGCGCACGGGGCGCCGGTCAGCAAGCCTAGACGCGCCGGGAACACCATGCCGGTGAAGCAGGCGGCAATCAGGCCGCCGTGCAGCGCGTGGTCGTGCAGCAGTTGCAGCACGTCGGGATGGCGCTCGGCGATGTCGCCCAGGTGTGGCGCGTTGCGCGCGGCCAGGCCGGGCACCACGATCAGCGTGCGGTTCGGCGGCAGTGCTTGCGGCGCCAGTTTCTGCATGCCGGCCATGGCGTCGGCGTTGAGCGGTGATGGGATGCCGGGTGGGGTGATCACACGCCACGTCAGCGGCGCCGGCAAGTGGGGTTTGCGCAGTTGTAGTATCCCTGCCGCCACATTCAGCACATCGATGGCGGCAAATAAATTACCCGGCATCGCTTCCGGTAGCCATAGCAGCTGCACGTCAAGTGGTGCGAGGTCGGTGGCGGGATTGGTCTGCATATTGGCGATATTAGCTGCACGATATTGCTTAGGCAAGCTTTAGAATCGTTCGCAAGAAATCAAAACAACAGTGTCCGAAAAGGGCAACGCAAGGTCGCGTTGCGCACCAATCTGGCGCACTTTTTTACATGGATTTTCATTTTATGTTGAAGCGACTTTTGTATGCCGCACTTATGGCTATCGCTGTGATTGTCGCGGCGGTGGCGTGGAATACCTGGCGGCTGACGTCGCGCCAACTTACGGTGACGCCGGCCGCGCCGCTGGCGCTGGAGCGCGATGCCGTGGCGGCGCGGCTGGCCGGTGCGCTGAAGTTCCGCACAATTTCCGATGCGGCGTCCGGCGATGTCAATGCAGAGGAGTTTGAGCGCATGCAGGCATACCTGGCGCAGGCGTTCCCGCGCATGCATGCGGCGCTGAAGCGCGAGATGATCGGCCACAGCATGCTGTTCACGTGGCAGGGCAGCGATGCGCAGGCCAAGCCGGTGATGTGGCTGGCGCACCAGGATGTGGTGCCGGTGGCGCCGGGTACGGAAGCCAACTGGCAGCAGCCGCCGTTCGACGGTGTGGTGAAGGACGGCTTTGTATGGGGCCGCGGCTCGTGGGATGACAAAGGCAGCCTGGTGGCGCAGATGGAGGCGGTGGAGTATTTGCTGGCGTCGGGCTATCAGCCGCGCGCCACGATTTATTTCGGCTTTGGCGCGGACGAGGAAGTCGGCGGCCGTCGCGGCGCTGTGGAGATTGCGCGGCTGCTGAAGTCGCGCGGCGTGCAGCTGGACTATGTGCTGGATGAGGGCATGCTGGTCACCGAGGGCATCATGGCCGGCGTCAGCAAGCCGGTGGCGCTG from Duganella dendranthematis encodes:
- a CDS encoding GlxA family transcriptional regulator, with protein sequence MPKQYRAANIANMQTNPATDLAPLDVQLLWLPEAMPGNLFAAIDVLNVAAGILQLRKPHLPAPLTWRVITPPGIPSPLNADAMAGMQKLAPQALPPNRTLIVVPGLAARNAPHLGDIAERHPDVLQLLHDHALHGGLIAACFTGMVFPARLGLLTGAPCAPPWAYQSWMKLHFPEGDFDTDEPMSFHERVSTCVAPGLQTEFIAALLGRLLDPDLMEGCLQVLQYQQRRQQITSELSGVWLTPTSDSPVYRATQWLQTNLEQPYNLQALAEAAATSERTLLRHFRQAVGMTPLEYLHKLRVERAKVMMEVSLHNFHTIASACGYADAGSFRRLFQQATGMNPSVYRERFTLRARRPHWKVEQKSQEALT
- a CDS encoding MFS transporter; protein product: MSHGAKILHLRGAAGMNAIYRKVSWRLLPLLMLCYAVAYLDRVNVSYAKLQMGADLDFSNQTYAWGVGIFFIGYCLCEIPSNLLLEKIGARKTLLRIMLCWGVTAAAGAFVREPVEFYVIRFLLGVFEAGFFPGVILYLTYWYPAARRARVIALFASAALLAGVAAGPLCGATLQYMHQYGGLQGWQWLLVLQGLPAVLLGVFAYVYLDDKPEDARWLSSFEQQMIEQDLERDEAMLNAATGDDGHAHAPYAQDARNSAASISASDDTDAEPPSAFVTIWSLLRQPTIALLAVTNLLLMGASYALIFWSPTLMQRWGAGSHMQLGLLAAIPNLAGVIGMILIGYDSDRRRERRGHFIACMVLAAGGLGLAIAADNRLTWSLAGLTLASMGIAAASPLLISIVTGMLNRRRAATGIALIGSFGLLGGAFGPPLSERLLAWGDSAAMLAALIVLYLAAGAILLLALRFAPRHGDPNTGRGQTDKMARS